The Prodigiosinella aquatilis region CAACTGCACCGCACGCTTTCAGAACTTGTAACACCTGGTGGCACTCAGGACAGAATATCTGGCGGAGATACCCCTGCTGACAGATGGCACAGTAAAAATGTTCGTCGTTTCGCCATTGCATTTCATGTTGACACTGAGGACAAACGGCTTCCATTATTTCCCTCCACGTTAATGTCAAACGATATCAGGTCTACGGTAATGGCATAAAACAACGTGGCAGATATACTCTGCCCCGTATGTGATTACTTACCTTTCTTGATGTGCTGTATCAAACGCTTGCGCTTGCGGAGCTGATTTGGCGTCAATGTGTTGCGCTTATCCGCAAAGGGATTCTCACCTTCTTTGAACTGAATGCGGATTGGTGTTCCCATAACATCCAGTGAACGACGGTAATAATTCATCAGGTAGCGTTTATAGGAATCCGGCAGATCTTTTACCTGATTGCCGTGAATAACGACAATCGGTGGATTATAGCCACCGGCATGTGCATATTTCAGTTTTACTCGGCGACCACGCACCAACGGTGGTTGATGGTCATCTGCCGCCATCTGCATGATACGGGTCAGCATGGAAGTTCCCACCCGACGAGTAGAGCATGTATAAGCTTCAGTGACTGACTCAAACAGATTACCGACACCACTGCCATGCAAAGCGGAAATGAAATGGATACGAGCAAAATCAATAAAGCCCAGGCGCATATCCAGTGTTTCTTTCACCTGATCTTTTACTTCCTGTGACAGCCCATCCCATTTATTGACCACAATCACCAGAGAACGGCCAGCATTGAGAATAAAGCCCAGCAGCGAGAGATCCTGATCAGAAATACCTTCCCGGGCATCAATCACCAACAGGACTACATTCGCATCTTCAATCGCCTGTAGAGTTTTAATGACCGAAAACTTCTCTACCGTCTCGGTTATTTTCCCACGCTTACGGACTCCGGCAGTATCGATCAAGACATATTCACGGCCGTCACGTTCCATTGGGATATAGATACTGTCCCGGGTGGTTCCCGGCATATCGTAAACCACCACACGATCTTCACCCAAAATCCGATTGGTAAGCGTGGACTTACCAACATTGGGCCGCCCGACAATAGCCAGTTTAATGGGTAATGATTCGGGATCGAAATCATCCTTTGGTTCGCTATTTTCGCTATCGGACTGCTGCTCAGCCAATTGCTCCGCCCAATAGGCCGCATTAGCCTCTTCTTCCGTCAGTTCTTTCGGTTCAGGTGCCTCACCAATAAAAGGCAGTAGAGCCTTTTCCAGCAATGAAGTGACACCTCGACCGTGAGATGCTGCGATAGGGTACACTTCACCTAATCCCAATGAGTAAAAATCGGCAATACCCGTATCCGCATCAATCCCGTCAATTTTGTTGGCAACCAGGAAGGTGGGCTTTTCACGACTGCGCAGATGCTGGGCGATGCCGCGATCTGCCGGCATTAAACCATCACGGGCATCTACCATGAACAGGACAATATCGGCCTCTTCGATAGCTTGCAGTGATTGGCCTGCCATACGTGTTTCCACTCCTTCCTCACTACCATCGATGCCTCCGGTATCAATGGCAATAAATTCATTCCCTTCTACCTCAGCACGACCATACTTGCGGTCACGCGTCAGCCCAGGGAAATCCGCCACCAATGCATCACGGGTACGCGTCAAGCGGTTAAACAGCGTGGATTTACCCACATTCGGGCGCCCGACCAGCGCGACGACAGGTATCATTGTTACAACCTCATTGCTTATATTTCAATTTGTTACAGCAAGTATCACTCGCTGATGATAAAAGACGAAACGGCCCCTGATAGTGTCAGGAGCCGTTAAAAGGATCATGTGATGATGAACATTCTGATCCGGCATACTGTTGGTGTATCAGCGGGTGAAAGCGT contains the following coding sequences:
- the der gene encoding ribosome biogenesis GTPase Der, which codes for MIPVVALVGRPNVGKSTLFNRLTRTRDALVADFPGLTRDRKYGRAEVEGNEFIAIDTGGIDGSEEGVETRMAGQSLQAIEEADIVLFMVDARDGLMPADRGIAQHLRSREKPTFLVANKIDGIDADTGIADFYSLGLGEVYPIAASHGRGVTSLLEKALLPFIGEAPEPKELTEEEANAAYWAEQLAEQQSDSENSEPKDDFDPESLPIKLAIVGRPNVGKSTLTNRILGEDRVVVYDMPGTTRDSIYIPMERDGREYVLIDTAGVRKRGKITETVEKFSVIKTLQAIEDANVVLLVIDAREGISDQDLSLLGFILNAGRSLVIVVNKWDGLSQEVKDQVKETLDMRLGFIDFARIHFISALHGSGVGNLFESVTEAYTCSTRRVGTSMLTRIMQMAADDHQPPLVRGRRVKLKYAHAGGYNPPIVVIHGNQVKDLPDSYKRYLMNYYRRSLDVMGTPIRIQFKEGENPFADKRNTLTPNQLRKRKRLIQHIKKGK
- a CDS encoding zinc ribbon domain-containing protein, which codes for MEAVCPQCQHEMQWRNDEHFYCAICQQGYLRQIFCPECHQVLQVLKACGAVDYFCQHGHGLISKKQVECHYQPE